One part of the Astatotilapia calliptera chromosome 9, fAstCal1.2, whole genome shotgun sequence genome encodes these proteins:
- the dnajc13 gene encoding dnaJ homolog subfamily C member 13 isoform X3: MNVVKENRDLACFYTTKHSWRGKYKRVFSVGTHGITTYNPTTLEVTNQWTYGDICGIGPVGKGQGTEFSLTFRKGSGKKSETLKFSTEHRTELLTEALRFRTEFSEGKITGRRYNCYKHHWSDTRKPVSLEVTPGGIDQIDPHTNRVVCSYDYRNVEGFVEVSDYQGGFCILYGGFSRLHLFASEQRDEIIRSAIEHAGNFIGITLRLRKEALTFEGFMTDRLGKYSSDESITSLAEFVVQKITPRHPEPVKRILALTETCLVERDPASYNIVTIKPFGEIFALICDVENPQVFTVEFIRGQIRKFSSTERDSLLASLLDGVRASGNRDVCVKMAPTQRGQRWGLLSMPVDEEVESLHLRFLAAPPNGNFADAVFRFNANISYSGVLHAVTQDGLFSENKEKLINNAILALLSQDTELPALNTELESHFQAIRRLVASKAGFQAFTQLPKSGQGSGLTDATFREKLGVKTVKALKRNNNGVTHAAIDMLCALMCPMHDDYDLRQEQLNKASLLSSKKFLENLLEKFITNVDHGTGALVISSLLDFLTFALCAPYSETTEGQQFDMLLEMVASNGRTLFKLFQHPSMAIVKGAGLVMKAIIEEGDKEIATKMQELALSEGALPRHLHTSLFTISADQRMLTNRQLSRHLVGLWTAENPVAINLLKRILPTGLLAYLDSPDPVPEKDVDRMHVRDNLKIATDQLNRNKVPEWQRIAGKAAKEVEKFAKEKADLVLMHWRDKMGIAQKEQDRNNLNPNQKPVILRKRRQRIKIEANWELFYYRFQLDHARSNLIWNFKTREELRDALEGEMRSFGVDRELGSATVISWNHQEFEVKYECLSDEIKIGDYYLRLLLEEDENEESSAIKRSYEFFNELYHRFLLTPKVTMKCLCLQALAIVYGKCYEEIGPFTDTKYIVGMLDRCTDRLERDRLILFLYKLILHKKNVKDVMDSNGVRILVDLLTLAHLHTSRATVPLQSNVLEAAPDMKRESEKEWYFGNADKERRGPFSFEEMQEFWSTGVLTAKTRCWAQGMDGWRPLQAIPQLKWCLLATGQAVMNESDLATLILNMLITMCSYYPSRDQDNAIIRPLPKIKRMIADNACLPHIVQLLLTFDPILVEKVANVLYLVMQDNPNLQRLYLTGVFFFIMMYTGSNVLPVARFLKYTHLKQAFKSEESKGQDIVQRSVLGPVLPEAMVCYLENYEAERFSEIFLGEFDTPEAIWSSEMRRMMIEKIAAHVADFSPRLQSNTRALYQYCPIPVISFPQLDNELFCNIYYLRHLCDSTRFPDWPIRDAVKLLKDTLEAWKREVEKKPPSMSVDDAFEVLNLPKGQGQHEESKIRKAYFRLAQKYHPDKNPEGRDMFEKVNKAYEFLCTKTARIVDGPDPENIILILKAQSILFNRHKQELEPYKYAGYPMLIKTITMETEDNQLFSKTSPLLPAAAELAFHTVNCSALNAEELRRDNGIEILLEALSRCVAVLTASSKPDDMAVQVCGHICKCYSVAAQFEECREKIIEMPNIIRDLCHILYYGKGLSKTAALAVQCVSSFAVDFFLQTHLYHAGVLWHLLVYLFNYDYTLEESGVQASQDTNQQEVANNLAKLSLIALSRLAGYTPTPQSPDGNNPVSETNGIEGTPPENPTIRKSLAAMLTPYISRKLGTTSPAEVLKLLNSNSENPYLIWNNGTRAELLEFLEIQQEGNIKRGENDKSFGAEFVFSDHSKELIVGEIFVRVYNEQPSFPLEYPKAFAASLLDYVGSQAQYLNTLLAMSQSNKVESQQHAERLRFAEMALEALRNVIKNNPGSESECIGHFKLLFSLLRVHGAGRVQQLVLEVVNTVTSNQECVSNIAESLVLSNLLVLLHSLPSSRQMVLETLYALTSNTKIVKEAMAKGALIYLLDLFCNCTHPQVRTQTAELFSKMTSDKLVGPKVRLTLMRFLPGVFMDAMRDNAEAAVHIFEGTHENPELIWNDSSREKVSTTVREMMLEHFKQQKDNPDVNWKLPEDFTVAYGAGQGELEVGGVFLRIFIAQPGWVLRKPREFLVSLLETLTELLEKNNPNGEALETVTTAAVCLFSTQCQLADQVPPLGHLPRILAALNHKNNAVPKSSIRLIHVLSDNELCVRSMASLETIGPLMTGMKVRADMAGLACEALNRMFQKEQTDLVAQALRVELVPYLLKLLEGIGLETLENPSATKAQIVKALKSMTRSLQYGEQVNEILAKSSVWSAFKDQKHDLFISESQTAGYLTGVSTPSLLAASSPLRGGL; the protein is encoded by the exons GTACAAGCGAGTCTTCTCAGTGGGGACACATGGCATTACCACGTACAACCCAACCACGCTAgaagtaacaaatcag TGGACTTATGGAGACATCTGCGGTATTGGCCCGGTAGGAAAAGGTCAGGGCACAGAGTTCAGCCTCACATTCCGTAAAGGCAGCGGCAAGAAGTCGGAAACGCTCAAGTTTTCAACAGAGCACCGGACAGAGCTGCTCACAGAAGCGCTG CGATTCAGAACAGAGTTTTCTGAGGGGAAGATAACAGGAAGG CGCTACAATTGCTACAAGCACCACTGGAGTGACACAAGGAAGCCTGTGAGTTTAGAGGTGACACCAGGCGGCATCGACCAGATCGACCCCCACACTAACCGAGTGGTGTGTTCCTATGATTACCGAAATGTAGAGGGCTTTGTCGAGGTCTCCGATTACCAGGGAGGATTTTGCATCCTTTACGGTGGCTTCAGCAGACTG cATCTGTTTGCCTCAGAGCAACGAGATGAAATCATTCGCAGTGCCATAGAGCATGCCGGGAACTTTATTGGCATCACTCTTCGATTGAGGAAGGAGGCTCTAACTTTTGAGGGTTTCATGACAGACAGGTTGGGGAAATACAGCTCAGACGAGAGCATAACTTCCCTAGCAGAGTTTGTGGTGCAGAAGATCACCCCTCGACATCCG GAACCCGTTAAGCGCATCCTGGCCCTGACAGAGACGTGTCTAGTGGAGAGAGACCCCGCTTCGTACAACATAGTCACCATCAAACCCTTTGGAGAG ATATTTGCTCTCATCTGTGATGTGGAAAATCCTCAGGTGTTTACTGTAGAATTTATCCGAGGTCAGATCAGGAAGTTCTCCTCCACAGAAAG GGACTCCCTGTTAGCCAGCTTACTTGATGGAGTCAGAGCATCAGGCAACAGAGATGTGTGTGTCAAGATGGCTCCCACCCAGCGAGGACAGAGATGGGGGCTACTGAGCATGCCTGTGGATGAAGAAGTGGAGAGTTTGCATCTCAGGTTCCTGGCAGCACCTCCCA ATGGAAATTTTGCAGATGCAGTATTCAGATTCAATGCCAACATATCCTACAGTGGAGTGCTGCATGCAGTAACCCAAGAT GGTCTTTTCTCTGAGAACAAAGAGAAGCTCATCAACAATGCCATCCTGGCTCTTTTAAGCCAGGATACAGAGCTGCCGGCTCTTAATACTGAACTGGAAAGTCATTTTCAGGCCATACGACGCTTGGTGGCATCTAAGGCTGGCTTTCAAGCTTTCACCCAGCTGCCAAA GTCTGGTCAAGGGTCTGGACTCACAGATGCAAC gtTCAGGGAAAAGTTGGGAGTAAAGACggtaaaagctttaaaaaggaACAACAATGGCGTGACACATGCTGCTATAGACATGCTCTGTGCTCTTATGTGT CCGATGCATGATGATTATGACCTGAGGCAGGAGCAGCTGAACAAGGCCTCGCTGCTATCCTCCAAGAAGTTCCTTGAAAACCTTCTTGAAAAATTCATTACTAATGTG GACCATGGAACAGGAGCTTTGGTCATCAGCTCTTTGTTGGACTTTTTAACCTTTGCACTCTGCGCCCCCTACAGTGAAACCACTGAGGGGCAGCAGTTTGACATGCTGCTTGAGATGGTCGCCTCTAATGGGCGAACACTTTTCAAGCTATTCCAG CATCCTTCTATGGCTATAGTGAAGGGAGCAGGTCTGGTGATGAAAGCTATTATTGAG GAGGGAGACAAGGAAATAGCCACCAAGATGCAGGAGCTGGCCTTGAGTGAAGGGGCGCTGCCGAGACATCTGCACACATCTCTGTTCACCATTAGTGCAGACCAGCGGATGCTTACCAACAG GCAACTCAGTCGTCACTTGGTGGGACTGTGGACAGCAGAGAACCCTGTAGCAATAAACCTTCTCAAGAGGATACTG CCAACAGGCCTGTTGGCATACCTGGACAGTCCTGACCCTGTCCCAGAGAAAGATGTGGACAGAATGCACGTCCGTGACAACTTGAAAATCGCTACG GACCAGCTGAATCGAAACAAGGTGCCTGAATGGCAGCGGATAGCAGGAAAAGCAGCCAAAGAAGTGGAGAAGTTTGCCAAGGAGAAAGCTGATCTCGTGCTGATGCACTGGAGAGATAAAATGGGCATAGCCCAGAAGGAG CAGGACAGAAATAACCTG AATCCAAACCAAAAACCTGTCATCCTGAGAAAGAGGAGGCAGAGGATAAAGATTGAAGCAAACTGGGAGCTCTTCTACTACAG ATTCCAGCTTGACCATGCGCGATCCAACCTCATCTGGAACTTTAAAACAAGGGAGGAACTTCGCGATGCCCTGGAGGGGGAGATGCGTTCCTTTGGCGTGGACCGCGAGCTGGGCAGTGCCACAGTTATCTCCTGGAACCATCAGGAGTTTGAG GTGAAATATGAGTGCCTTTCAGATGAGATAAAAATTGGGGATTATTACTTGCGACTGCTGCTTGAGGAGGACGAAAACGAAGAATCGAGTGCTATCAAGAGATC ATACGAGTTCTTCAACGAACTCTACCACCGCTTTTTGCTTACACCCAAAGTTACAATGAAGTGCCTGTGCCTGCAGGCACTCGCAATAGTCTACGGCAAGTGCTATGAAGAGATTGGCCCCTTCACTGACACAAAATACATCGTGGGGATGCTGGACCGG TGTACAGACAGACTGGAAAGAGACAGACTCATACTCTTCCTCTACAAGCTCATTCTCCACAAG AAAAACGTGAAGGATGTCATGGACTCAAATGGAGTTCGTATTTTGGTGGACCTGCTCACTTTGGCACATCTGCACACCAGCAGAGCTACCGTGCCGCtacag AGCAACGTGTTGGAGGCAGCACCAGATATGAAGAGGGAAAGCGAGAAGGAGTGGTACTTTGGTAATGCAGACAAGGAGAGAAGAGGACCTTTCAGCTTTGAGGAG aTGCAGGAGTTTTGGAGTACAGGTGTGCTGACAGCAAAGACACGCTGCTGGGCTCAGGGGATGGACGGATGGCGCCCCCTGCAGGCCATTCCTCAATTGAAGTGGTGCCTCCTGGCTACAGGGCAGGCAGTGATGAATGAGTCTGACCTGGCAACCCTCATCCTTAACATGCTCATCACGATGTGCTCGTACTATCCCAGCAG gGACCAAGACAATGCCATTATCCGTCCTTTACCTAAGATCAAAAGGATGATTGCTGACAATGCCTGTCTCCCACACATTGTCCAG CTGCTCCTAACCTTTGACCCCATTCTGGTGGAAAAGGTGGCCAATGTTCTGTACCTGGTGATGCAGGACAACCCCAACCTGCAGCGTCTCTATTTGACTGgtgtcttcttcttcatcatgaTGTACACAGGCTCCAACGTGCTTCCTGTGGCAAG ATTCCTGAAGTACACTCATCTGAAACAAGCATTCAAATCAGAGGAG TCTAAGGGTCAGGACATTGTGCAGCGTAGTGTTCTGGGACCTGTGTTGCCTGAAGCCATGGTGTGTTATCTGGAGAACTACGAGGCCGAGCGATTCTCTGAGATTTTTCTGGGAGAATTTGACACGCCTGAGGCAATTTGGAGCAGCGAGATGAG GCGGATGATGATAGAGAAGATAGCGGCCCATGTTGCTGACTTTAGCCCCAGGCTGCAGAGCAACACGCGGGCCCTTTACCAGTACTGTCCCATCCCAGTCATTAGCTTCCCTCAGCTGGACAATGAGCTCTTCTGCAACATCTACTACCTCAGACATTTGTGTGACAGCACCCGCTTCCCTGACTGGCCTATCCGAGATGCC GTGAAGCTGCTTAAAGACACTCTTGAAGCCTGGAAGAGGGAAGTGGAGAAGAAACCTCCTTCAATGTCTGTGGACGATGCCTTTGAAGTCCTCAACCTCCCCAAAGGACAGGGGCA GCACGAAGAGAGTAAAATCAGGAAAGCCTACTTCAGGCTGGCACAGAAGTACCATCCTGACAAAAACCCAGAGGGCAGA gATATGTTTGAAAAAGTTAACAAAGCCTATGAGTTCCTCTGCACAAAGACTGCGCGAATCGTGGATGGCCCCGACCCAGAAAACATCATTCTCATCCTCAAAGCCCAGAGCATCCTGTTCAACCGGCATAAAcaag AACTGGAGCCTTACAAATATGCCGGTTATCCCATGCTCATCAAAACAATCACAATGGAGACGGAAGATAATCAGCTTTTCTCAAAAACGTCCCCTCTTCTCCCGGCTGCTGCTGAACTCGCCTTCCACACTGTAAACTGCTCGGCTCTTAATGCAGAGGAACTGCGACGGGACAACGGCATTGAG atATTGTTGGAGGCTCTGTCTCGGTGTGTCGCTGTATTAACTGCGTCCAGCAAGCCTGATGACATGGCTGTACAG GTGTGTGGGCACATCTGTAAGTGCTACAGTGTAGCAGCTCAGTTTGAGGAATGCAGGGAAAAAATCATCGAAATGCCCAATATCATCCGAGACCTCTGTCACATCTTGTACTATGGAAAG GGTCTCTCAAAGACTGCAGCCCTGGCGGTTCAGTGCGTCAGCTCCTTTGCGGTGGATTTCTTCCTACAGACCCATCTGTACCACGCTGGTGTGCTTTGGCACCTGCTGGTCTATCTGTTCAACTACGACTACACTCTAGAGGAGAGTGGCGTGCAGGCTAGTCAGGACACAAACCAGCAGGAGGTCGCTAACAACTTGGCCAAACTCAGCCTCATAGCCCTGAGCCGTCTGGCAGGCTACACACCAACGCCACAAAGCCCTGATGGAAACAACCCTGTTTCAGAGACCAATGGCATAGAGGGTACGCCTCCAGAGAACCCCACTATCCGAAAGAGCTTAGCAGCCATGCTGACTCCATACATCTCAAGGAAGCTGGGCACGACATCTCCCGCTGAG GTCTTGAAGTTGCTGAACAGTAACTCGGAGAATCCCTACTTGATCTGGAACAATGGGACACGAGCCGAGCTGCTGGAGTTCCTAGAGATTCAGCAGGAGGGAAACATCAAAAGA GGAGAAAATGATAAAAGCTTTGGTGCTGAGTTTGTGTTCAGTGATCACAGCAAGGAGCTCATAGTGGGTGAGATTTTTGTCCGAGTCTACAATGAACAGCCATCTTTTCCACTGGAG TACCCAAAAGCATTTGCAGCCAGTCTGCTGGACTATGTTGGCTCCCAGGCACAGTACCTCAACACTCTGCTGGCCATGAGTCAGAGTAACAAGGTAGAGTCCCAGCAGCACGCTGAAAGGCTTCGCTTTGCTGAAATGGCTTTAGAGGCCCTCCGTAATGTCATCAAGAACAACCCTG GATCAGAGTCGGAGTGCATCGGTcacttcaagctgctcttctCCTTGTTGCGGGTTCATGGAGCTGGTAGAGTGCAACAGCTGGTTTTGGAG GTTGTGAATACAGTGACATCAAATCAAGAGTGTGTGAGCAACATCGCTGAATCTCTAGTGTTGTCCAACCTTCTGGTGCTGCTGCACTCACTTCCTTCCA GCAGGCAAATGGTGCTGGAAACCCTCTATGCACTCACGTCTAACACGAAGATCGTCAAAGAGGCAATGGCCAAAG GTGCTCTGATCTATTTGCTGGACCTCTTCTGTAATTGCACACACCCCCAGGTTCGCACACAGACTGCAGAGCTCTTCTCAAAGATGACTTCAGACAAGCTGGTTGGGCCAAAG GTGCGTCTAACACTGATGCGTTTCCTCCCTGGTGTATTCATGGATGCCATGCGGGACAATGCTGAGGCAGCAGTTCACATATTTGAGGGAACGCACGAAAACCCTGAGCTCATCTGGAATGACAGCTCAAGGGAGAAAGTGTCTACTACTGTCCGGGAGATGATGCTTGA GCACTTTAAACAGCAGAAAGATAATCCTGATGTGAACTGGAAA TTGCCAGAAGACTTCACAGTGGCTTATGGAGCCGGACAGGGCGAGCTTGAAGTTGGTGGAGTCTTCTTGCGCATCTTTATTGCTCAGCCTGGGTGGGTGCTACGCAAGCCTCGAGAGTTCCTGGTGTCACTTCTGGAAACCCTGACTGAGCTCCTGGAGAAGAACAATCCCAAT GGTGAGGCCCTGGAGACGGTTACCACGGCGGCAGTTTGCCTGTTCAGCACACAGTGCCAGCTGGCCGACCAGGTCCCTCCTTTGGGCCACCTTCCTCGGATCTTGGCGGCACTCAACCACAAGAACAATGCCGTGCCCAAGAGCTCCATCCGCCTCATCCATGTACTTTCAGATAATGAG CTGTGTGTACGGTCCATGGCTTCTCTGGAGACTATTGGCCCTCTGATGACAGGGATGAAGGTTCGGGCGGACATGGCTGGATTGGCTTGTGAAGCTCTCAACCGCATGTTCCAGAAGGAGCAGACAGACCTAGTTGCCCAG GCTCTGAGGGTGGAGCTGGTTCCATACCTCTTGAAATTACTGGAAGGAATCGGCCTGGAGACGTTAGAAAACCCTTCAGCTACTAAGGCCCAGATAGTTAAAGCTCTGAAGTCCATGACTCGTAGTCTACAGTATGGAGAGCAG gTGAATGAAATTCTTGCAAAGTCTTCAGTATGGAGTGCCTTCAAAGACCAGAAACACGATCTTTTCATCTCAGAGTCTCAGACTGCAGGTTACCTGACAg GGGTTTCCACTCCTTCTCTCCTGGCCGCCAGCAGCCCACTGCGAGGTGGGCTCTAG